The sequence CACCTGACCAATTTCTACCTTCGGGTCGGCGCAAGCCTCGATCTGTCCTCGAAAACCAGGTTTGGGGACAGGAATTGTCTGAGTACGTCTCCCGCGGCGCTCTTCGGGTGTGGAACGGGGGGTGACGGCATCGCTCGAGGTACGCGGGGTGATTTCGGCATGGCGGGCGGTGTCGAGGTCGGCCTTGGCTACCTCGCAACGCCGGGTCTGCGCCTGGAAACGTCCCTATCCTACCGCCCGCGTTTCACCTTCAAAGGGACCGCCAACTTCCTCCAGACCGATGCGCTCCAGTCCGTATCGGCGGATCTGCGGTCCGCATCCGGCATGATCGCAGCGCACTTGGATCTCACAACGTACGGTCCCTTTCGCGTATTCGCAGGAACCGGCGCCGGACTGCACTATATCGATATTAGCGAATTCCACATGACATTTCCCAGGACGCAGACCATCGTTCCGGACGGCCAACAGGTCGATTTCACTGTGATGCTGGCGGCCGGAGTGGCTACGTCTCTTTCGGACAGGATCACGCTCGATCTTGCATGGCGATACGTGGATTGGGGAATCGTAGAGACCGGAAGTGCCACGGGCGAGGTCATCTGGAAGGACGGCAGTCGCGAACCTTTGGAGTTAGACCTCGCCGAAACCTGGGCGATGCTCAGAGGGCGGGGACTCCGGGTGTCGTTGCGCTATGGGTTCTGAGCTCACCGCCGGCTAACTAGGATTGAGCGAAGACGCTTTCTGTCCCGGGCTCAGGGAACCTGCTCACACCACTCCCCATGCCACCTTACCCTTCTCTCGTTCCCGCTCTTCCCGATATCCCTCGGCGATCTCGAAATCCCTGCCCAGCCAAAGCGCGTCCCGCTGTTCGGGTGAAAGCGCCTCAATCAGTTCCTCTGTAAGCACATCCTCGAAATGAAACCGGTGGTCGTCGCTGGCGCTGTTGCGAAACAGCCAGTGACTCATCGACCTGCCGTCCCTGGAAGTATTGAGTCCGGTCGCGTGGAAGATCCTTGAATCACGTATGATCAGCTGATCCGGCCTCACCTCGAGCGGAACCTCTCCAGGCAGTTCCACGTCCGCAATGCCATCGACCCAGTATTCTTCAGGATATCCCTGGTCGCGCCGCCGCCGTGCCGATTCTTCTTTGAACGAGTCGGCGGACCCGATGTGACTGCCGGGAATGACCCGGAGACAGCCCTGCGCGACCGTAGCCCCGGAGAAGTAGTGCATGAACTCGGTGTAGACCATTTCACTGTCGCGGTGCCACCAGAAGGAGTGGTCGGGCGCCAGTTCATTGATACCGCCATTGCGGAGATAGACATCGTCGTCGCCCGTAAGCTGCCTGGCCATTTCGAGGATTTCCGGATGGAGCATGATCTGCAGGAAAGGCAGGGCATGGTCGAGCGCGCACCAGTAGGAGCCGGAAATTTGCGGGGCCAGCCGGAAATGATTCCGCCGGGTGTC comes from Gemmatimonadota bacterium and encodes:
- a CDS encoding phytanoyl-CoA dioxygenase family protein; this encodes MKLSSPQLEAYHRDGYVIVDCPFPHTFTLDCQSAVNKIAIDPESVNADTRRNHFRLAPQISGSYWCALDHALPFLQIMLHPEILEMARQLTGDDDVYLRNGGINELAPDHSFWWHRDSEMVYTEFMHYFSGATVAQGCLRVIPGSHIGSADSFKEESARRRRDQGYPEEYWVDGIADVELPGEVPLEVRPDQLIIRDSRIFHATGLNTSRDGRSMSHWLFRNSASDDHRFHFEDVLTEELIEALSPEQRDALWLGRDFEIAEGYREEREREKGKVAWGVV
- a CDS encoding outer membrane beta-barrel protein, with the protein product MDIEPVDAQGTAISNRDHVRQTETAAEATESATHLTNFYLRVGASLDLSSKTRFGDRNCLSTSPAALFGCGTGGDGIARGTRGDFGMAGGVEVGLGYLATPGLRLETSLSYRPRFTFKGTANFLQTDALQSVSADLRSASGMIAAHLDLTTYGPFRVFAGTGAGLHYIDISEFHMTFPRTQTIVPDGQQVDFTVMLAAGVATSLSDRITLDLAWRYVDWGIVETGSATGEVIWKDGSREPLELDLAETWAMLRGRGLRVSLRYGF